A window of the bacterium genome harbors these coding sequences:
- the atpD gene encoding F0F1 ATP synthase subunit beta codes for MNKGNIVQVIGPVVDVRFEAENLPALYNAIRISNPSISDREGNLTVEVAQHLGDNVVRCVAMDSTDGLVRGMEAIDTGGPIMIPVGPETLGRIMNVIGEPVDEGGAITTKLRYPIHRPAPAFDEQSTKVEILETGIKVVDLLAPYSKGGKVGLFGGAGVGKTVVIMELIHNIAIEHGGYSVFGGVGERTREGNDLWLEMKESKVLEKACLVYGQMNEPPGARLRVGLSALTAAEYFRDEEGQDVLLFIDNIFRFTQAGSEVSALLGRIPSAVGYQPTLSTEMGNLQERITSTKKGSITSVQAIYVPADDLTDPAPATAFSHLDATTVLSRQIAELGIYPAVDPLDSTSRILSPLFLGEDHYAVARSVQKVLQKYKDLQDIIAILGMDELSEDDKILVARARKIQRFLSQPFFVAEQFTGIPGKYVRLEETVRSFKEIVDGKHDELPEQAFYMVGTIEEAIEKGKMLLATV; via the coding sequence ATGAACAAGGGAAACATCGTGCAGGTCATCGGGCCCGTGGTCGACGTCCGGTTCGAGGCCGAGAATCTGCCGGCACTCTACAACGCGATCCGGATCTCCAACCCGAGCATCAGCGACAGGGAGGGGAACCTCACCGTCGAGGTCGCCCAGCACCTGGGCGACAACGTCGTCCGCTGCGTCGCGATGGACTCGACCGACGGCCTGGTCCGAGGCATGGAAGCGATCGACACCGGCGGGCCCATCATGATCCCGGTCGGACCCGAGACGCTGGGCCGGATCATGAACGTGATCGGCGAGCCGGTCGACGAGGGCGGCGCGATCACGACCAAGCTTCGCTACCCGATCCACCGTCCCGCGCCTGCTTTCGACGAGCAGTCCACCAAGGTCGAGATCCTCGAGACGGGGATCAAGGTCGTGGACCTCCTCGCCCCCTACTCGAAGGGGGGCAAGGTCGGCCTGTTCGGCGGCGCCGGCGTCGGCAAGACCGTCGTCATCATGGAGTTGATCCACAACATCGCCATCGAGCACGGCGGCTACTCCGTGTTCGGCGGCGTCGGCGAGCGCACCCGCGAGGGGAACGACCTCTGGCTCGAGATGAAGGAGTCGAAGGTCCTCGAGAAGGCGTGCCTCGTGTACGGCCAGATGAACGAGCCTCCCGGTGCGCGCCTCCGGGTGGGGCTGTCGGCCCTCACCGCCGCGGAGTATTTCCGCGACGAGGAGGGGCAGGACGTCCTCCTCTTCATCGACAACATCTTCCGGTTCACCCAGGCGGGCTCCGAAGTCTCGGCCCTCCTGGGCCGCATCCCCTCGGCGGTCGGCTACCAGCCGACCCTGTCCACAGAGATGGGGAACCTGCAGGAGCGGATCACCTCCACGAAGAAAGGCTCGATCACCTCGGTCCAGGCGATCTACGTCCCCGCCGACGACTTGACCGATCCGGCGCCGGCGACCGCCTTCTCGCACCTGGACGCCACCACCGTCCTTTCCCGCCAGATCGCCGAACTGGGGATCTACCCCGCGGTGGATCCCCTCGACTCGACCTCGCGGATCCTCTCGCCGCTGTTCCTTGGCGAGGATCACTACGCGGTCGCCCGCTCGGTGCAGAAGGTCCTCCAGAAGTACAAGGACCTGCAGGACATCATCGCGATCCTCGGGATGGACGAGCTCTCCGAGGACGACAAGATCCTGGTCGCCCGGGCGCGGAAGATCCAGCGGTTCCTGTCGCAGCCGTTCTTCGTCGCCGAGCAGTTCACCGGCATCCCGGGCAAGTACGTGCGCCTCGAGGAGACGGTCCGGTCGTTCAAGGAGATCGTGGACGGCAAGCACGACGAGCTGCCGGAGCAGGCCTTCTACATGGTCGGCACCATCGAGGAGGCGATCGAGAAGGGCAAGATGCTGCTGGCCACGGTGTAA
- a CDS encoding ParB/RepB/Spo0J family partition protein has protein sequence MERKNEPVKKKVLGRGLSALLTGTTPSSGAPGAGRDPGFLRIPVEKIRAGSLQPRRTFPPAALEELAASIREKGVLQPVLVRPTPDGYELVAGERRFRAAEAAGLSTIPAVVRKLTDREALEAALVENIQRTDLNAIELAEGYQRLVHDFSLSQEQVAERVGKDRATVANTVRLLKLPPPVRHAVADGRLSAGHARALLSAPPEHASAICETVLRRGLSVRETERLCRPAGIRKPARGGSPPDEHRKSLEEELSRRGGTRVRLRGTLKKGRVEISYFSPEELDRLCDILFGGR, from the coding sequence ATGGAACGGAAGAACGAACCCGTAAAGAAGAAGGTTCTGGGCAGGGGCCTCTCCGCTCTCCTGACGGGCACCACGCCTTCCTCGGGGGCTCCCGGAGCGGGCCGCGACCCGGGGTTCCTCCGGATCCCGGTGGAAAAAATCCGCGCCGGGAGCCTGCAGCCCCGGAGAACGTTTCCCCCCGCTGCCCTCGAGGAACTGGCGGCCTCGATCCGGGAGAAGGGGGTTCTGCAGCCGGTGCTGGTCCGTCCGACCCCCGACGGGTATGAACTGGTCGCCGGGGAGAGGCGGTTTCGGGCCGCGGAAGCCGCGGGGCTTTCCACCATCCCGGCGGTGGTGCGCAAGCTCACGGACCGGGAGGCGCTTGAAGCCGCGCTGGTGGAAAACATCCAGCGGACGGATCTCAACGCGATCGAGCTTGCCGAGGGGTACCAGCGGCTGGTGCACGACTTCTCCCTCTCCCAGGAGCAGGTGGCCGAGCGGGTGGGGAAGGACCGCGCCACGGTGGCGAACACCGTGCGGCTCCTCAAGCTGCCGCCCCCGGTCCGCCATGCGGTGGCGGACGGACGCCTCTCCGCCGGACACGCCCGCGCGCTCCTGTCCGCGCCGCCGGAGCACGCGTCGGCGATCTGCGAGACGGTGCTGCGGCGCGGCCTGTCGGTTCGGGAGACGGAGCGGCTGTGCCGCCCCGCGGGGATCCGGAAACCCGCTCGGGGCGGCTCCCCGCCGGACGAGCACCGGAAAAGCCTCGAAGAGGAACTCTCCCGTCGCGGGGGAACGCGGGTGCGGCTGCGCGGCACGTTGAAGAAGGGGCGCGTCGAGATCTCCTATTTCTCGCCGGAGGAGCTCGATCGACTCTGCGACATTCTGTTCGGGGGTCGTTGA
- a CDS encoding ATP synthase F0 subunit B, with protein MSGPRVRVRRALRVAGPLAASLLAAVAAFAAEEGTAHQGGGVHIPWGEMVKQAINFLILAGVLVYFLRKPLSSFLKERSELLRKAIDDAAKARAEAAEKLAAIEARTANLADEIAGMNAKMDVEAAAEARRLQETAAAEISRIRAQSEFTGEQEVKKAREELRREASLLTTRAAEELVRKTLSPEDQERLVRENLEKIEGIVH; from the coding sequence GTGAGTGGCCCGCGAGTCCGCGTCCGCCGCGCGCTGCGGGTCGCCGGCCCCCTTGCCGCGTCCCTGCTCGCCGCCGTGGCCGCGTTCGCCGCGGAAGAGGGGACGGCGCATCAGGGAGGCGGCGTCCACATCCCCTGGGGGGAGATGGTCAAGCAGGCGATCAACTTCCTCATCCTCGCCGGCGTTCTCGTCTACTTCCTGCGCAAGCCGCTCTCCTCCTTTCTCAAGGAGCGGAGCGAACTGCTTCGAAAGGCGATCGACGATGCCGCGAAGGCGCGCGCGGAGGCGGCGGAGAAGCTGGCCGCCATCGAGGCCCGCACAGCGAACCTGGCCGACGAGATCGCCGGCATGAACGCGAAGATGGACGTCGAGGCCGCCGCCGAAGCGCGGCGCCTGCAGGAAACCGCCGCCGCCGAGATCTCCCGGATCCGCGCCCAGTCGGAGTTCACCGGCGAGCAGGAAGTGAAGAAGGCCCGCGAGGAGCTGCGCAGGGAAGCGTCCCTCCTCACCACCCGCGCCGCCGAGGAACTCGTCCGCAAGACCTTGTCGCCCGAGGACCAGGAGCGCCTGGTCCGCGAGAATCTCGAAAAGATCGAGGGGATCGTCCATTGA
- a CDS encoding F0F1 ATP synthase subunit epsilon — protein sequence MASTIRMELVTPERLVLSEEVDEVVLPGYEGEFGVLPGHTQFLAILNIGVMWYRKGSAINKLALGGGFSEVTHDRIVVMADTAERADEIDMERAQRARDRAESRLKELSLDDETYAKAYGELQRALVRMAVSGGGE from the coding sequence ATGGCATCGACGATCCGCATGGAACTGGTCACCCCCGAACGCCTCGTCCTCTCGGAAGAGGTGGACGAAGTCGTCCTCCCCGGCTACGAGGGCGAGTTCGGGGTGCTCCCGGGGCACACCCAGTTCCTGGCGATCCTGAACATCGGGGTGATGTGGTACCGGAAGGGGAGCGCGATCAACAAGCTCGCGTTGGGCGGCGGGTTCTCCGAGGTGACCCACGACCGGATCGTGGTGATGGCCGACACGGCGGAGCGGGCCGACGAGATCGACATGGAGCGCGCGCAACGCGCCAGGGACCGCGCCGAGTCCCGCCTGAAAGAGCTGTCGCTCGATGATGAAACGTACGCGAAGGCGTACGGGGAGCTGCAGCGTGCGCTGGTGCGGATGGCGGTGTCCGGCGGCGGGGAGTAG
- the rsmG gene encoding 16S rRNA (guanine(527)-N(7))-methyltransferase RsmG yields MMKSGGGGEVSPGLLREVLAEAGIPAFPGADSLLAAHAGEMLRWNRSIRLTAITDPVEVAVKHVADSLLLLRFAPFPGRILDFGSGAGYPGIPLALYLPGARVTLLEASAKKCAFLSRVRGMLRLSNVDVVQARAEEGKRLPLSPHDHIVTRATASAGEVIPLLLPYLAEGGRFLFMMGPGARKGVPGELPDRILRRERFRLPRGMGEREIVEIEPEGR; encoded by the coding sequence ATGATGAAGAGCGGGGGAGGGGGGGAAGTCTCCCCCGGCCTGTTGCGGGAAGTTCTCGCCGAGGCGGGGATCCCGGCCTTTCCCGGGGCGGATTCCCTGCTTGCGGCCCACGCCGGCGAGATGCTCCGGTGGAACCGGTCGATCCGCTTGACCGCCATCACCGACCCGGTGGAAGTGGCGGTGAAACACGTGGCGGACTCTCTCCTCCTCCTGCGGTTCGCGCCGTTCCCCGGCCGCATCCTCGATTTCGGTTCCGGCGCCGGGTATCCCGGCATCCCTTTGGCCCTGTATCTCCCGGGAGCCCGCGTCACCCTCCTGGAGGCATCCGCAAAGAAGTGTGCGTTCCTCTCCCGGGTCCGGGGGATGCTGCGGCTTTCGAACGTCGACGTCGTCCAGGCAAGGGCGGAGGAGGGGAAGAGGCTCCCTCTTTCCCCACACGACCACATCGTCACCCGCGCGACGGCATCGGCGGGCGAAGTGATCCCGCTCCTGTTGCCGTACCTCGCCGAGGGGGGGCGCTTCCTGTTCATGATGGGGCCGGGGGCGCGGAAGGGAGTTCCGGGGGAGCTCCCGGACAGGATACTCCGCAGGGAACGGTTCCGCCTTCCCCGCGGGATGGGGGAGCGTGAGATCGTTGAGATCGAACCCGAAGGCAGATAA
- the atpG gene encoding ATP synthase F1 subunit gamma translates to MANLRAIRKRISSVKSTQQITRAMKMVSAAKLRRAQDGINAARPYARKMREVVTAVAARAGSDAHPLLTSREAKRLALLVVTSDRGLCGSFNSGLTRAVHRFLNEHRGEYEEITLFVVGRKGRDFFRRREVPIRKEYLGVLGSVSRHHAERIADDLVGGFLSGEFDEVRIAFNEFRSAISQIVRFEKMFPIALESSGETGGDEVDYLYEPSREEILAALLPKYVQTMLFRILLESVAGEHGARMTAMDSATNNSVDMISRLTLQMNRARQATITTELTEIVSGAEALKG, encoded by the coding sequence ATGGCGAACCTCCGCGCGATCCGGAAGCGGATCAGCAGCGTAAAAAGCACCCAGCAGATCACCCGCGCGATGAAGATGGTCTCCGCCGCGAAGCTGCGGCGCGCCCAGGACGGCATCAACGCCGCACGGCCCTACGCCCGCAAGATGCGCGAGGTGGTCACGGCGGTCGCCGCCCGGGCGGGGTCCGATGCCCACCCCCTGCTGACGTCGCGGGAGGCGAAAAGGCTCGCCCTGCTGGTGGTCACCTCCGATCGCGGCCTGTGCGGAAGCTTCAACTCGGGGCTTACCCGCGCCGTGCACCGGTTCCTCAACGAACACCGCGGCGAGTACGAGGAGATCACCCTGTTCGTGGTCGGCCGCAAGGGGCGGGACTTCTTCCGTCGCCGCGAGGTCCCGATCCGCAAGGAATACCTCGGTGTCCTCGGTTCGGTCTCGCGTCACCACGCCGAGAGGATCGCGGACGACCTGGTCGGGGGATTCCTCTCCGGGGAGTTCGACGAGGTGCGGATCGCCTTCAACGAATTCCGGTCGGCGATCTCACAGATCGTCCGGTTCGAGAAGATGTTCCCCATCGCGCTGGAGTCGTCCGGGGAGACCGGCGGGGACGAGGTCGACTACCTGTACGAGCCTTCCCGGGAAGAGATCCTGGCGGCACTGCTCCCGAAGTACGTGCAGACGATGCTCTTCCGCATCCTCCTCGAATCGGTGGCGGGAGAGCACGGGGCCCGGATGACGGCGATGGATTCGGCGACGAACAACTCGGTCGACATGATTTCGCGCCTCACGCTGCAGATGAACCGCGCGCGGCAGGCGACGATCACCACCGAACTGACCGAGATCGTCAGCGGCGCCGAGGCGTTGAAAGGGTAG
- the atpH gene encoding ATP synthase F1 subunit delta, which yields MIGGSLARRYARALRDIGQEDRQVRQVLSEVEGFVRLLDLSPGLREVLEAGHVNRRDKQSALDQVLSGAGFLPSTKSFLSLLVDKGRMNVLLPIVDELRRMVEELEGIERVGVSVPMPMSPPQKEMLKEMLERRTGKKVVLEETVDPAVLGGLVVRVGSTVYDGSVRTQIRQIRENLQKG from the coding sequence TTGATCGGCGGAAGCCTCGCAAGGCGGTACGCCCGCGCGCTGCGGGACATCGGCCAGGAGGACCGGCAGGTCCGCCAGGTGCTCTCGGAGGTCGAGGGGTTCGTGCGCCTTCTCGATCTGTCCCCCGGGCTGCGCGAGGTGCTCGAAGCCGGGCACGTCAACCGCCGGGACAAGCAAAGCGCGCTCGACCAGGTTCTCTCCGGGGCCGGGTTTCTCCCCTCCACGAAATCGTTCCTTTCCCTTCTGGTCGACAAGGGGCGGATGAACGTGCTCCTTCCGATCGTCGACGAATTGCGGCGCATGGTGGAGGAGCTCGAGGGGATCGAACGGGTCGGGGTCTCCGTCCCCATGCCGATGTCTCCCCCGCAGAAGGAAATGTTGAAGGAGATGCTGGAGCGCCGGACGGGGAAGAAGGTCGTTCTGGAGGAAACCGTGGATCCCGCGGTGCTCGGGGGGCTCGTCGTCCGGGTGGGTTCGACCGTGTACGACGGCAGCGTGCGCACGCAGATCCGGCAGATCCGGGAAAATTTACAAAAGGGGTGA
- the atpA gene encoding F0F1 ATP synthase subunit alpha: MSIRAEEITEILKSQIKGYEKRIDVAETGVVLSVGDGIARVHGLEKAMAGELLDFPGDVRGMVLNLEEDNVGVVLLGDDRLIKEGDTVRRTGRIVEVPCGNAMIGRVVNALGQPVDGRGPIETKDFRRVEIKAPGIVKRQPVKEPLQTGIKAIDAMIPIGRGQRELIIGDRQTGKTAVATDTIINQKGAGVICIYVAIGQKRSTVAQVVEKLREYGAMEYTIVVAATASESAPLQFLAPYTGCTIGEFFRDSSQHALCIYDDLSKHAVSYRQLSLLLRRPPGREAYPGDVFYLHSRLLERAAKLSDAEGGGSLTALPIIETQAGDVSAYIPTNVISITDGQIYLEADLFYSGVRPAVNVGLSVSRVGGNAQIKAMKQVAGRLRLELAQYREMAAFAQFGSDLDKTTQMQLARGARLVEMLKQAQYQPQAVEQQVVTIFAATNGFVDGCEVGSLARFETELFSFMKDRHGELLTEIREKKQITDEIKAKLSAALDEFKGTFKEE, encoded by the coding sequence ATGAGCATCCGCGCGGAAGAGATCACAGAGATCCTGAAAAGCCAGATCAAGGGGTACGAGAAGCGGATCGACGTCGCCGAAACCGGCGTCGTCCTCTCCGTCGGCGACGGGATCGCCCGTGTCCACGGCCTCGAGAAGGCGATGGCGGGAGAGCTCCTCGATTTCCCCGGCGACGTCCGCGGGATGGTGCTCAACCTCGAGGAGGACAACGTCGGCGTGGTTCTCCTCGGCGACGACCGCCTGATCAAGGAAGGGGACACGGTGCGCCGGACCGGACGGATCGTCGAGGTGCCGTGCGGCAACGCGATGATCGGCCGGGTCGTCAACGCCCTCGGCCAGCCGGTGGACGGCAGGGGCCCGATCGAAACGAAGGATTTCCGGCGCGTCGAGATCAAGGCGCCCGGCATCGTCAAGCGGCAGCCCGTGAAGGAGCCTCTCCAGACCGGCATCAAGGCCATCGACGCGATGATCCCCATCGGCCGCGGGCAGCGCGAGCTGATCATCGGCGACCGCCAGACCGGAAAGACGGCGGTGGCCACCGACACGATCATCAACCAGAAGGGCGCGGGGGTCATCTGCATCTACGTCGCCATCGGCCAGAAGCGGTCGACGGTGGCGCAGGTGGTCGAGAAGCTGCGGGAGTACGGCGCGATGGAATACACGATCGTCGTCGCCGCCACCGCCTCCGAGTCCGCCCCCCTGCAGTTCCTGGCCCCCTACACCGGGTGCACGATCGGCGAGTTCTTCCGCGACTCCAGCCAGCACGCCCTCTGCATCTACGACGACCTCTCCAAGCACGCGGTGTCGTACCGCCAGCTCTCCCTGCTGCTGCGCCGCCCGCCGGGGCGGGAGGCGTATCCCGGGGACGTCTTCTACCTCCACTCCCGGCTCCTCGAGCGCGCGGCGAAGCTCTCCGACGCCGAGGGTGGCGGTTCGCTGACGGCGCTTCCGATCATCGAGACGCAGGCGGGGGACGTCTCCGCCTACATCCCGACGAACGTCATCTCCATCACCGACGGCCAGATCTACCTCGAGGCCGACCTGTTCTACTCCGGCGTCCGACCCGCGGTGAACGTCGGCCTGTCGGTCTCCCGCGTCGGGGGCAACGCGCAGATCAAGGCGATGAAGCAGGTCGCCGGGCGCCTCCGCCTCGAGCTGGCGCAGTACCGCGAGATGGCCGCCTTCGCGCAGTTCGGCTCCGACCTCGACAAGACCACGCAGATGCAGCTGGCCCGCGGTGCGCGCCTGGTCGAGATGCTCAAGCAGGCCCAGTACCAGCCGCAGGCGGTCGAGCAGCAGGTCGTGACGATCTTCGCCGCGACGAACGGGTTCGTCGACGGGTGCGAGGTCGGCTCCCTCGCGAGATTCGAGACGGAGCTCTTCTCCTTCATGAAGGACCGGCACGGGGAGCTCCTCACCGAGATCCGTGAGAAGAAACAGATCACCGACGAGATCAAGGCGAAGCTTTCGGCGGCGCTGGACGAGTTCAAAGGGACGTTCAAGGAAGAATAG
- a CDS encoding AAA family ATPase, whose product MARILTVANQKGGVGKTTTAVNLAASLSVMEKKTLLIDLDPQANASSGVGGPPGGDEERNVYRVLMGEIPVAEAIRETGLPFLFLLPASADLIGAEIELVPMERRERRLAEALAPVVEEYEVIVIDCPPSLGLLTVNALCAADSVVIPLQCEYYALEGLSNLFRTIDRIREEMNPGLRIEGVALTMFDARNNLAHQVAAEAREILKDQVFQTVIPRNVRLSESPSHGKPALLYAVSSRGAQSYLELAREMVSQWNGRTNP is encoded by the coding sequence TTGGCCCGCATCCTCACCGTCGCCAACCAGAAGGGTGGCGTCGGAAAGACCACCACCGCGGTCAATCTTGCCGCCTCCCTCTCCGTGATGGAGAAGAAGACGCTGCTGATCGACCTCGACCCGCAGGCCAACGCCTCCTCCGGCGTGGGGGGACCCCCGGGGGGGGACGAGGAGCGGAACGTCTATCGCGTCCTGATGGGGGAGATCCCCGTCGCGGAGGCGATCCGGGAGACCGGTCTTCCCTTCCTGTTCCTGTTGCCGGCTTCCGCCGACCTGATCGGGGCCGAGATCGAGCTGGTGCCGATGGAGCGGAGGGAGCGGCGCCTGGCCGAAGCGCTGGCACCGGTTGTGGAAGAGTACGAGGTCATCGTGATCGATTGTCCCCCCTCCCTGGGCTTGCTGACGGTGAACGCCCTTTGTGCCGCCGATTCAGTAGTGATTCCTCTTCAGTGTGAGTACTATGCCCTGGAAGGGCTTTCCAACCTGTTCCGAACCATCGACCGGATCCGGGAGGAGATGAATCCCGGTCTTCGGATCGAGGGGGTGGCGCTCACCATGTTCGACGCGCGGAACAACCTGGCCCACCAAGTCGCGGCCGAGGCCCGAGAAATACTGAAAGACCAGGTATTTCAAACAGTTATACCGAGAAACGTCCGCCTGTCCGAGTCGCCCTCCCACGGAAAGCCGGCGTTGCTGTACGCCGTTTCCTCCCGCGGGGCGCAAAGCTACCTCGAACTGGCCCGGGAGATGGTGAGCCAATGGAACGGAAGAACGAACCCGTAA
- the mnmG gene encoding tRNA uridine-5-carboxymethylaminomethyl(34) synthesis enzyme MnmG encodes MSGSPYEYPKEYDVIIVGGGHAGCEAALAAARMGCSTLLLTINADAIGLMSCNPAIGGLAKGHLVREIDALGGEMGRNIDATGIQFRQLNTSKGPAVRSSRAQADKQLYRLRMKKALEATYGLDVKQAIADAVVLDGGAAAGVDTNLHVRFRGKTVVLCPGTFMKGLVHVGLVSYPAGRAGDFPSMRLSDSLRRLGFSIGRLKTGTTPRLDAKTIDFSKTVRQEGDDRPVPFSFDTAAIRRPQLPCFMTYTNAATHEAIRSGLSRSPLYSGIIKGIGPRYCPSIEDKVVRFSGKERHQVFLEPEGLKTAEYYPNGVSTSLPYDIQRKMLRTIPGLESVEIVRPGYAIEYDFVDPVQLHPSLETKLVKNLFHAGQINGTSGYEEAGAQGIVAGINAALRVKGEPPMVLSRADAYIGVLIDDLTTKGAREPYRMFTSRAEYRLLLREDNADLRLSETGRRVGLLPVDRYRRFLAKREGIEAFRRRLEQTRAGAGHPLCDAIEKAGDSLLRPGITYAEALRRPGVTGAMLLACDPELRSATREAVEQAELAIKYEGYIRRQEEEAKKLKKYEEMRFPAAFPFESVPGLSAEVRDKLVRVRPDSIGQAQRIPGVTPAAVALLLVVLRRGADHPYGNVS; translated from the coding sequence ATGAGCGGGTCTCCGTACGAATACCCGAAAGAGTACGACGTCATCATCGTCGGCGGCGGGCACGCCGGCTGCGAGGCGGCGCTGGCGGCGGCGCGGATGGGATGCTCCACCCTCCTGTTGACGATCAACGCGGACGCCATCGGGCTCATGTCGTGCAACCCCGCGATCGGGGGGTTGGCGAAGGGGCACCTGGTGCGGGAGATCGACGCGCTGGGCGGAGAGATGGGGCGCAACATCGACGCGACCGGGATCCAGTTCCGTCAGCTGAACACGAGCAAGGGCCCGGCCGTGCGCTCCTCGCGCGCGCAGGCGGACAAGCAGCTCTACCGTCTCCGGATGAAGAAGGCGCTGGAGGCCACTTATGGGCTGGATGTGAAGCAGGCGATCGCCGATGCGGTCGTACTGGACGGGGGAGCGGCCGCGGGGGTGGACACGAACCTCCATGTACGGTTCCGGGGGAAAACCGTCGTTCTCTGCCCGGGGACCTTCATGAAAGGATTGGTCCATGTGGGACTGGTGAGCTACCCGGCGGGAAGGGCAGGGGATTTCCCGTCGATGCGCCTGTCGGATTCGTTGCGGCGGCTCGGGTTCTCCATCGGGCGCCTGAAGACCGGCACCACACCACGGCTCGACGCGAAGACGATCGACTTCTCGAAAACCGTCCGCCAGGAGGGGGACGACCGGCCCGTCCCCTTTTCGTTCGACACGGCGGCGATCCGCCGGCCGCAGCTTCCATGCTTCATGACGTACACGAACGCCGCGACCCACGAGGCGATCCGGTCCGGCCTCTCCCGGTCACCCCTCTACTCCGGGATCATCAAGGGAATCGGCCCCCGGTACTGCCCCTCCATCGAGGACAAGGTCGTCCGGTTCTCCGGAAAGGAGCGGCACCAGGTCTTCCTCGAGCCGGAGGGGCTGAAAACCGCGGAGTATTACCCCAACGGGGTCTCGACGAGCCTGCCGTACGACATCCAGCGCAAGATGCTCCGCACCATCCCGGGGCTGGAATCCGTGGAGATCGTCCGACCCGGATACGCGATCGAGTACGATTTCGTCGATCCGGTGCAACTGCACCCTTCTCTTGAAACGAAATTGGTGAAAAACCTCTTCCATGCCGGGCAGATCAACGGCACGAGCGGGTACGAGGAGGCGGGTGCGCAGGGGATCGTGGCGGGGATCAACGCGGCGCTTCGGGTGAAGGGGGAGCCGCCGATGGTGCTCTCGAGGGCCGACGCCTACATCGGAGTCCTGATCGACGACCTGACGACAAAGGGGGCGCGGGAGCCGTACCGGATGTTCACCTCGCGGGCGGAGTATCGGCTTCTGCTGCGGGAGGACAACGCGGACCTGCGCCTGTCGGAAACGGGGCGGCGGGTTGGCCTGCTCCCGGTGGATCGGTACCGGCGGTTCCTCGCGAAGCGGGAGGGGATCGAGGCGTTCCGCAGGCGGCTCGAGCAAACCCGCGCGGGGGCCGGCCACCCGTTGTGCGACGCGATCGAGAAGGCGGGGGATTCGCTCCTTCGTCCCGGCATCACCTACGCGGAGGCGTTGCGCCGGCCTGGAGTGACGGGCGCGATGCTCCTTGCCTGCGATCCGGAGCTACGTTCGGCGACCCGGGAGGCGGTGGAGCAGGCGGAGCTGGCGATCAAGTACGAAGGGTACATCCGGCGCCAGGAAGAGGAAGCGAAGAAGCTGAAGAAATACGAAGAGATGCGTTTCCCGGCCGCGTTTCCGTTCGAATCCGTTCCCGGCCTGTCCGCCGAGGTCCGGGACAAACTCGTCCGGGTCCGGCCCGACTCGATCGGGCAGGCGCAGCGGATCCCAGGGGTGACCCCGGCGGCTGTCGCCCTCCTGCTGGTCGTGCTGCGGCGGGGCGCGGATCATCCGTACGGAAACGTATCGTGA
- a CDS encoding ATP synthase F0 subunit B yields MELVSKIFETLEISQLALLQLGLVVVLAFLLSTLLIRPILRTFEERENLSVRPVEESRRLLSDADEKARGYDEALRKGAAEALARKRGIMEESSRAGRRQVEAVVEETNRKVEDLKGRIAAEKESAAALLRAEVAQLSAEIARKVLGRPVA; encoded by the coding sequence ATGGAACTTGTGAGCAAGATTTTCGAGACGCTGGAGATCTCCCAACTCGCCCTGCTCCAGCTGGGCCTGGTGGTCGTTCTCGCGTTCCTGCTTTCCACCCTCCTCATCCGTCCGATCCTCCGCACCTTCGAGGAGCGGGAGAATCTCTCGGTGAGGCCGGTCGAGGAATCCCGCCGACTCCTGTCCGATGCCGACGAGAAGGCCCGTGGATACGACGAGGCCCTTCGCAAGGGCGCGGCCGAGGCGCTCGCCCGGAAGCGGGGGATCATGGAAGAATCTTCCCGTGCCGGCCGCAGGCAGGTCGAGGCCGTCGTCGAGGAGACGAACCGGAAGGTCGAGGACCTCAAGGGGCGGATCGCCGCCGAGAAGGAATCGGCCGCCGCGCTCCTGCGAGCCGAAGTGGCGCAGCTCTCCGCGGAGATCGCCCGGAAAGTCCTCGGGAGGCCGGTCGCGTGA